From a region of the Hymenobacter jejuensis genome:
- a CDS encoding pyruvate carboxylase: MKIRKLMVANRGEIAIRVLRAATELGIQTVAIYTYEDRYSLHRYKADEAYQVGRDDEPLKPYLDIEGILLVAKENGVDAIHPGYGFLSENATLARRCQEEGIIFIGPRPEVMEALGDKVRAKEVAVQCEVPIIESSEKELNDFETARDEASRIGYPVMLKAAAGGGGRGMRIIRDDEELEKGFFEARNEALKAFGDNTVFLEKFVEKPKHIEVQLVADSYGNIVHLYERDCSVQRRFQKVVEIAPAISLPDHLREKLYDYALRLGKAVNYNNVGTVEFLVNPEHDRIYFIEVNPRIQVEHTVTEMITGIDLIKTQIYIADGCELADPKIGLGPDTKPPKIGVAIQCRITTENPEEDFKPDYGTIVAYRSAGGFGIRLDQGSVFQGAKILPFFDSLLVKVSAQARTLPNAASRMSRTLDEFRIRGVHTNIQFLQNIISHPDFVSGSANVDFIKDHPELFKFKARQDRGTRFLQFIGDIIVNGNPDVKNLMDERHDLRKPHLPEYDRSAPFTPGTKDKLTELGPDAFAKWLRADPQIHYTDTTFRDAHQSLLATRMRTFDMMKVAERFAKMHPQTFSMEVWGGATFDVALRFLHEDPWERLAQIRKAVPNILLQMLIRGANGVGYKAYPDNLIERFVQQAWETGVDVFRIFDSLNWMPGMESCIGFVRNKTQGLAEASICYTGDILDPKRNQKYNLQYYTRLAKQIEEAGAHILCIKDMAGLLKPYAATELIGALRDTVSLPIHLHTHDTSSLQAATYLKGVEANVDVIDVAIGSLSGLTSQPNFNSVVEMLRGQPRHREFNQQSLNEFSNYWETVREYYYPFESGLKAGTSEVFQHEIPGGQYSNLRPQAAALGLGDKFELVKKTFADVNALFGDIVKVTPSSKVVGDMALYMVTNNLTTQDVLERGQALNFPESVQSLFRGDIGQPEGGWPAELQKLILKDEKPFTDRPNEHLAPIDFDEEWKKFEEKFGSGAKFTDLLSYLLYPKVFEQYWSHYQQYGDVSLVPTLVFFYGLKPGEETIIDIARGKSVIVKLRSVGEPNDDGCRTIFFSFNGQTRNLEVRDKAVEVKTIRNAKIDKGNPKQIGAPLQGMLSKVLVQNGQQVKRNTPLFIIEAMKMETTITAPDDTTVQSLHLGEGTLVNADDLVLTLG; encoded by the coding sequence ATGAAAATCCGCAAATTGATGGTTGCCAACCGCGGCGAAATTGCAATCCGCGTGTTGCGGGCGGCCACGGAATTGGGTATCCAAACGGTCGCCATCTATACCTACGAAGACCGTTACTCGCTGCACCGCTACAAAGCCGATGAAGCCTACCAAGTGGGTCGCGACGACGAACCGCTCAAACCGTACCTGGATATTGAGGGGATCTTGCTGGTTGCTAAGGAGAACGGGGTCGACGCCATTCATCCTGGCTATGGGTTTCTCTCGGAAAATGCTACGCTGGCCCGGCGCTGCCAAGAGGAAGGCATCATTTTCATCGGTCCGCGGCCGGAAGTAATGGAGGCGCTCGGCGACAAGGTGCGGGCCAAAGAAGTGGCCGTGCAATGCGAGGTGCCCATCATCGAGAGCAGCGAAAAAGAACTCAACGACTTCGAAACGGCCCGCGATGAAGCCAGTCGCATTGGCTACCCCGTGATGCTGAAGGCAGCGGCGGGCGGCGGCGGGCGCGGCATGCGCATCATCCGCGACGACGAGGAACTGGAAAAAGGCTTCTTTGAAGCCCGCAACGAAGCCTTAAAGGCGTTCGGCGACAACACCGTGTTTCTGGAGAAGTTTGTCGAGAAGCCCAAGCACATCGAGGTGCAGCTGGTCGCCGACAGCTACGGTAACATTGTGCACCTATACGAGCGCGATTGCTCGGTGCAGCGACGCTTCCAGAAAGTGGTGGAAATCGCTCCGGCCATTTCGCTGCCCGATCACCTGCGCGAGAAGCTCTACGACTACGCGCTGCGGCTGGGCAAGGCCGTGAACTACAACAACGTAGGCACGGTCGAGTTCTTGGTCAACCCCGAGCACGACCGCATTTACTTCATCGAAGTCAATCCGCGCATTCAGGTAGAACACACTGTTACAGAGATGATTACGGGGATTGACTTGATCAAGACCCAGATTTACATCGCCGATGGCTGTGAGTTGGCGGACCCCAAAATCGGGCTGGGCCCCGATACGAAGCCACCCAAAATTGGGGTGGCCATTCAGTGCCGCATCACTACCGAGAACCCCGAGGAAGACTTCAAGCCCGACTACGGCACCATCGTAGCGTACCGCTCGGCGGGCGGGTTTGGCATTCGCCTCGACCAAGGCTCTGTGTTTCAGGGCGCTAAGATTTTGCCCTTCTTCGATTCGTTGCTGGTGAAGGTGTCGGCGCAGGCGCGCACGCTGCCCAACGCCGCCTCGCGCATGTCGCGCACGCTCGATGAATTTCGCATTCGCGGGGTGCACACCAACATCCAGTTTCTGCAGAACATCATCTCGCACCCCGACTTTGTCAGCGGCAGCGCCAATGTTGATTTCATCAAGGATCACCCGGAACTGTTCAAGTTCAAGGCCCGGCAGGACCGGGGCACGCGGTTTTTGCAATTCATCGGCGACATCATTGTAAATGGCAATCCTGATGTCAAAAACCTGATGGACGAGCGCCACGATTTGCGCAAACCTCACCTGCCCGAATACGACCGCTCCGCGCCCTTTACGCCCGGCACCAAGGATAAGCTGACGGAGCTTGGACCCGATGCATTTGCCAAATGGCTCCGCGCCGACCCCCAAATTCATTACACCGACACCACGTTCCGCGACGCGCACCAAAGCCTGCTGGCCACGCGCATGCGCACCTTCGACATGATGAAAGTGGCGGAGCGCTTCGCCAAAATGCATCCGCAGACCTTTTCCATGGAAGTCTGGGGCGGCGCTACCTTCGACGTGGCCCTGCGCTTTCTGCACGAAGACCCGTGGGAGCGGCTGGCCCAAATCCGGAAGGCGGTGCCCAATATTTTGCTGCAAATGCTCATCCGGGGCGCCAACGGCGTGGGCTACAAAGCGTATCCCGACAACCTGATCGAGCGGTTTGTGCAGCAGGCCTGGGAAACCGGCGTCGATGTATTCCGCATTTTTGACTCGCTCAACTGGATGCCCGGCATGGAGTCGTGTATTGGGTTTGTGCGCAACAAAACGCAAGGCTTGGCCGAGGCCAGCATTTGCTACACCGGCGATATCCTCGACCCCAAGCGCAACCAGAAATACAACCTCCAGTACTATACGCGGTTAGCCAAGCAGATCGAAGAAGCGGGGGCGCACATCCTGTGCATCAAGGATATGGCCGGTTTGCTCAAGCCGTATGCGGCCACCGAACTCATTGGTGCTCTGCGCGATACGGTAAGCCTGCCCATTCACCTGCATACCCACGACACCTCGTCGTTGCAGGCGGCCACGTACCTGAAGGGCGTGGAAGCCAACGTGGATGTGATCGACGTGGCCATCGGCTCGCTCTCGGGCCTCACCTCGCAGCCCAACTTCAACAGCGTGGTGGAAATGCTGCGCGGTCAGCCCCGGCACCGGGAGTTTAACCAGCAGTCGCTCAACGAGTTCTCCAACTACTGGGAAACAGTGCGGGAGTATTACTACCCGTTTGAATCGGGCCTGAAGGCCGGTACGTCGGAGGTGTTCCAGCACGAGATTCCGGGCGGGCAGTACTCCAACCTGCGTCCGCAGGCGGCGGCGCTGGGCTTAGGCGATAAGTTCGAGTTGGTCAAAAAGACCTTTGCCGACGTCAATGCGCTGTTTGGCGACATCGTGAAAGTGACGCCTTCGTCGAAAGTGGTGGGCGACATGGCCTTGTACATGGTCACGAACAACCTCACGACGCAAGACGTGTTGGAGCGCGGGCAGGCGCTGAACTTCCCGGAGTCGGTGCAGTCGCTGTTTCGCGGCGACATCGGGCAGCCGGAAGGAGGGTGGCCGGCTGAGTTGCAGAAACTCATTCTCAAAGACGAGAAGCCCTTCACCGACCGGCCCAACGAACACCTAGCGCCCATCGATTTCGACGAGGAGTGGAAAAAGTTTGAGGAGAAGTTCGGGTCTGGCGCCAAGTTCACCGATCTGCTTTCGTACCTGCTCTACCCAAAGGTATTCGAGCAGTACTGGTCTCATTATCAGCAGTATGGCGATGTGTCGTTGGTGCCGACGCTGGTGTTTTTCTACGGCCTGAAACCCGGCGAGGAAACCATCATCGACATTGCGCGCGGCAAGTCGGTGATTGTGAAGCTGCGCTCGGTAGGGGAGCCCAACGACGACGGCTGCCGCACCATTTTCTTCTCCTTCAACGGCCAGACGCGTAACCTGGAAGTGCGCGATAAAGCCGTAGAAGTCAAGACCATACGCAACGCCAAAATCGACAAGGGCAACCCCAAGCAGATAGGGGCGCCGCTGCAAGGCATGCTCTCGAAAGTGCTGGTGCAAAACGGGCAGCAGGTGAAGCGCAATACGCCGCTGTTCATTATCGAGGCGATGAAAATGGAAACCACCATCACTGCTCCCGACGATACGACCGTGCAAAGTCTGCACCTAGGTGAAGGCACGCTGGTAAACGCCGACGACTTGGTACTGACGCTGGGGTAA
- a CDS encoding SDR family NAD(P)-dependent oxidoreductase: protein MDFSEKNILLVGASSGIGLATAQLLHTLGAHLFTASRHLSPELAELQTTHYEVDATQIIAPTTFDTLPEVLHGVVYCPGSIKLRPFERIPLDDFRGDFELNVLGAVQVLQLTMKRLKKANGASVVLFSTVAADTGMAFHTSIATAKAAVEGLTRALAAEYAASNIRVNAIAPSLTDTPLAASLLNTPEKAEASAKRHPLQRIGQPKDLAYMASFLLSEHGSFITGQILPVDGGMSRLK from the coding sequence ATGGATTTTTCCGAAAAAAACATTCTCCTTGTTGGAGCATCTTCCGGCATTGGGCTGGCCACCGCGCAGCTTCTGCACACGCTGGGCGCCCATTTGTTTACGGCTTCCCGCCACCTTTCTCCCGAATTAGCTGAGTTACAAACCACTCATTATGAGGTAGATGCAACCCAAATAATTGCCCCTACCACCTTCGATACGTTGCCGGAAGTATTGCACGGCGTGGTGTATTGCCCCGGCAGCATCAAGCTTCGGCCGTTTGAACGAATCCCACTGGACGATTTTCGCGGCGATTTCGAATTAAATGTGCTTGGGGCCGTGCAGGTATTGCAGCTGACAATGAAACGGTTAAAGAAAGCCAACGGGGCTTCGGTCGTACTTTTCAGCACCGTAGCCGCCGATACGGGCATGGCGTTTCACACGAGCATTGCTACCGCCAAAGCCGCCGTGGAAGGCCTTACCCGCGCGCTGGCGGCCGAGTATGCGGCCAGCAATATTAGGGTGAACGCCATTGCGCCTTCGCTGACCGATACGCCGTTGGCGGCCTCACTGCTTAACACGCCCGAAAAAGCCGAAGCCAGCGCCAAACGTCACCCGTTGCAGCGCATCGGCCAGCCGAAAGACCTCGCTTACATGGCCTCGTTCCTCCTCTCCGAACACGGCAGCTTCATTACCGGACAAATATTGCCCGTTGACGGCGGCATGTCACGCCTTAAGTAA
- a CDS encoding cryptochrome/photolyase family protein has protein sequence MKIALFWHRRDLRFHDNAGLAAALQSGLPVVPLFIYDSDILEALPSPRDARVTFIYDEVEKLAQQAGGIMLALYGKPAEVITRLIAEYEVAAVYTNEDYEPYATERDTAIAELLAQRGILFSQHKDQVIFAKNEVLTKSGTPHKNFSTYRNAWLERLRDEHLHPYPSAELFATHLAQLPAAPPGPTLAEMGFERYEQFVPVSELPAEEIVRNYHATRNFLGRVDSTTRRSVQLRFGTLSVRQLMAQARKLNPKLLAELIWRDFFMMLLWHFPFTATESYDPKLRRVPYRNNEEEFRRWCEGRTGYPLVDAGMRELNQTGYLHNRARIATAGFLVKHLLIDWRWGERYFADKLLDYDQAINVGNWQWMAGTGAVAAPWFRVYSPQSQQEQYDPELASAWQWIPEFGTCEYPKPMVDHKFARERAITTLRAARKQTE, from the coding sequence ATGAAAATAGCGTTATTCTGGCACCGCCGTGACTTGCGCTTTCACGACAATGCTGGCCTTGCGGCGGCCTTGCAGAGCGGCTTGCCGGTTGTGCCGCTGTTTATCTACGATTCGGATATCCTGGAGGCGCTGCCCAGCCCCCGCGACGCCCGCGTGACGTTCATCTATGACGAAGTGGAAAAACTGGCGCAGCAAGCCGGTGGCATAATGTTGGCGCTTTACGGAAAGCCCGCTGAGGTAATTACCAGACTAATAGCCGAATACGAAGTAGCCGCCGTTTATACCAACGAAGATTACGAGCCGTACGCCACCGAGCGCGACACGGCGATTGCTGAGTTGCTCGCGCAGCGCGGCATTCTGTTTTCGCAGCATAAGGACCAAGTCATTTTTGCTAAGAACGAGGTGCTGACCAAATCCGGAACGCCGCACAAAAATTTCAGCACCTACCGCAATGCTTGGTTAGAACGTCTGCGTGACGAACATTTACATCCGTATCCGTCCGCCGAGCTTTTTGCGACGCATCTAGCCCAACTCCCCGCTGCCCCGCCCGGCCCGACGCTGGCCGAAATGGGCTTTGAGCGCTACGAGCAATTCGTGCCCGTAAGCGAGCTACCGGCCGAAGAAATTGTGCGCAACTACCACGCTACCCGCAACTTTCTGGGCCGCGTCGATAGCACCACGAGGCGTAGTGTGCAGCTGCGGTTTGGTACGCTGAGCGTGCGGCAGCTCATGGCCCAAGCGCGTAAGCTAAATCCCAAGTTGTTGGCGGAGCTCATCTGGCGCGATTTCTTTATGATGCTGCTCTGGCACTTTCCATTTACCGCCACCGAGAGCTACGACCCGAAGCTGCGCCGCGTGCCCTACCGCAACAACGAAGAGGAATTTCGGCGGTGGTGCGAGGGCCGCACCGGCTACCCGCTCGTGGACGCCGGTATGCGCGAACTCAACCAAACCGGCTACCTCCACAACCGCGCCCGCATTGCTACGGCCGGCTTTCTGGTGAAGCATTTACTCATCGACTGGCGCTGGGGCGAGCGATATTTTGCCGACAAGCTGCTGGATTACGATCAGGCCATCAACGTGGGCAACTGGCAGTGGATGGCGGGCACGGGCGCGGTGGCAGCGCCTTGGTTTCGGGTGTATAGCCCTCAGAGTCAGCAAGAACAATACGATCCGGAGCTTGCTTCGGCGTGGCAATGGATACCGGAGTTTGGCACCTGCGAATACCCCAAGCCCATGGTCGACCACAAGTTTGCCCGCGAACGCGCCATTACCACGTTGCGCGCCGCCCGCAAGCAGACAGAATAA
- a CDS encoding TetR/AcrR family transcriptional regulator: protein MEKERIKQAYLDYVLRKGHAPASVFKLTKKLGLPEVEFYRYYATFEAIDRDIWADFSRQSRERASKEPVWETYGAREKLLSYYYTLLEILKQNRSYALMSLHRHMPRVPGLTPRILDDFRQDFEQFVRELLREGHRTEEVARRPKLEDGYPRAFWQQALFVLGYFAKDDSLNFERTDAAVEKAVTLSFDLVGRNSLDSALDLARFLLHRR from the coding sequence ATGGAAAAAGAACGCATCAAACAAGCTTACCTCGATTACGTGCTGCGCAAAGGCCACGCGCCGGCGTCGGTGTTTAAGCTCACCAAGAAGCTGGGGCTGCCGGAAGTCGAGTTTTACCGCTACTACGCAACTTTCGAAGCCATTGACCGCGATATCTGGGCTGATTTTAGCCGCCAGTCGCGCGAGCGTGCTTCCAAAGAGCCGGTGTGGGAAACCTACGGAGCCCGCGAAAAGCTGCTGAGCTATTACTATACGCTGCTCGAAATTCTGAAGCAAAACCGCAGCTACGCGCTCATGTCGCTGCACCGGCACATGCCGCGCGTGCCGGGCCTGACGCCGCGCATCCTCGACGATTTCCGGCAGGATTTTGAGCAGTTTGTGCGCGAACTGCTCCGCGAAGGCCACCGAACTGAGGAAGTAGCCCGCCGGCCAAAGCTGGAAGATGGCTACCCACGGGCGTTCTGGCAGCAGGCGCTGTTTGTGCTGGGGTATTTTGCCAAAGACGACTCGCTGAACTTCGAACGCACCGACGCGGCCGTTGAAAAAGCCGTTACGCTGAGCTTCGATCTGGTAGGCCGTAATTCCCTGGATTCGGCGCTGGACCTGGCTCGCTTCCTGTTGCACCGCCGCTAA
- a CDS encoding ABC1 kinase family protein, translating into MSELSTPPETSGLDTPGFETPESVSQQLDSLPITKVARAARFAKTGFKVGANYVKHYARRSVGAESTTEDLHAANAAELYGALSEMKGSVLKVAQMLAMEKNMLPRAYSDQFAQAQYQTPPLSGPLVIKVFRDSLGRSPYDVFDEFDINARQAASIGQVHFARKDGRELAVKVQYPGVADSIRSDIRLVKPIALRVLGLNEAQVRPYLEEVEARLLEETDYKLELRRGTEIAALCAELPHLQFARYYPEFSSARILTMDWLPGQHLKEFLATNPAQAVRNQLGQALWDFYNHQINNLLQVHADPHPGNFLLQEKDGGTVGVLDFGCVKNIPAEFHQRFFALLAAESLTDATRFETLLTELGVLRPDDAPAQRELYLRTIRASLELVGRPFRQATFDFGDESYMQALYALSDDLMQQPELRQQREPRGSEHFIYVNRTYVGLYSLLTELKAAVRTAS; encoded by the coding sequence ATGTCAGAGCTTTCAACCCCACCCGAAACTTCAGGACTAGATACGCCCGGCTTCGAGACACCCGAATCGGTTAGCCAACAACTTGATTCACTGCCAATTACAAAAGTGGCACGGGCGGCTCGCTTCGCCAAAACCGGCTTTAAAGTCGGGGCCAATTACGTCAAGCATTACGCCCGCCGCTCGGTAGGCGCCGAAAGCACTACCGAAGACCTACACGCCGCCAACGCTGCCGAGCTCTACGGCGCGCTTAGCGAGATGAAAGGCTCGGTGCTGAAGGTAGCCCAGATGCTGGCAATGGAGAAAAACATGCTGCCCCGCGCCTACTCCGATCAGTTTGCGCAGGCGCAGTACCAAACCCCACCGTTGTCGGGGCCCTTGGTAATCAAGGTGTTTCGCGATTCGCTCGGCCGTTCGCCTTACGATGTGTTTGATGAGTTTGACATCAACGCCCGGCAGGCAGCAAGCATTGGGCAGGTGCATTTTGCCCGAAAAGATGGCCGGGAGTTGGCCGTGAAAGTGCAATACCCCGGCGTGGCCGACAGCATCCGGTCCGACATTCGGTTGGTCAAGCCGATTGCCTTGCGCGTGCTGGGCCTCAACGAAGCGCAGGTGCGGCCTTACCTGGAGGAAGTAGAAGCGCGCCTGCTCGAAGAAACCGATTACAAGCTGGAGCTACGCCGTGGCACCGAAATCGCGGCGTTGTGCGCGGAGTTGCCTCATTTGCAGTTCGCACGCTATTACCCCGAATTTTCCTCGGCTCGCATCCTGACCATGGACTGGCTGCCCGGCCAGCACCTGAAAGAATTCTTAGCAACCAATCCTGCGCAAGCCGTGCGCAACCAACTCGGGCAGGCGCTGTGGGATTTTTATAACCATCAGATTAACAATCTGTTGCAAGTTCATGCCGACCCGCATCCCGGTAACTTCCTATTGCAGGAAAAAGACGGGGGCACCGTGGGCGTGCTGGATTTTGGGTGCGTGAAGAACATTCCGGCCGAGTTTCACCAACGCTTCTTCGCGCTGCTGGCGGCTGAGTCGCTGACGGATGCTACCCGGTTTGAAACCTTACTGACGGAACTCGGCGTGTTGCGCCCCGACGATGCGCCGGCTCAGCGCGAGCTTTACCTGCGTACCATACGGGCGTCGCTGGAACTAGTGGGGCGCCCGTTCCGCCAAGCCACCTTCGATTTTGGCGACGAATCCTATATGCAGGCCCTTTACGCCTTGAGCGATGACCTGATGCAGCAACCCGAGCTTCGTCAGCAACGCGAACCGCGTGGTTCTGAGCATTTTATATACGTCAACCGGACGTATGTTGGGCTATATTCGCTCCTGACCGAGCTGAAAGCCGCAGTACGCACGGCAAGCTAA
- a CDS encoding dienelactone hydrolase family protein: MKRIWTLCITLLSVVTMASAQKATSQSTLSCCAKPGGPTATEAFAMLASDKDFSGGHDAPLPYSYEGEGQMIEYKTTDGQSAKAFEIKSNTRSDKYLFVIHEWWGLNDYIKKEAATFASELPGVNVIALDLYDGQVATTPDEAGKIMQGVKTDRAQAIIKGAIMYAGPNAKIASIGWCFGGGWSLQTALMAGPKAAACVMYYGMPEKDVAKLKTLNTDVLGIFALQDKGISPQIVEQFQKDMAAAKKKLTVKNYDAVHAFANPSNPKYNQQYAADAHALALAYLRKNLKLKS; this comes from the coding sequence ATGAAAAGAATCTGGACTCTATGCATCACGCTCCTGAGCGTGGTGACAATGGCTTCGGCCCAAAAAGCCACCAGCCAAAGCACGCTGAGCTGCTGCGCCAAGCCCGGCGGCCCCACCGCGACCGAAGCCTTCGCGATGCTGGCTTCTGACAAAGACTTTTCCGGCGGCCACGACGCACCCCTGCCCTATTCGTATGAGGGTGAGGGCCAGATGATTGAATACAAAACCACGGATGGGCAATCTGCTAAGGCCTTTGAGATCAAGAGCAACACCCGCTCCGACAAGTACCTGTTTGTGATCCACGAATGGTGGGGGCTGAACGACTACATCAAGAAGGAAGCCGCCACGTTTGCCAGCGAACTACCCGGTGTAAACGTCATTGCCTTAGACCTTTACGATGGCCAAGTGGCTACCACTCCCGATGAAGCCGGCAAAATAATGCAGGGCGTCAAAACGGATCGGGCTCAGGCCATTATCAAAGGGGCCATCATGTATGCTGGGCCAAATGCCAAAATTGCCTCCATCGGTTGGTGCTTCGGCGGCGGCTGGTCGCTGCAAACTGCCCTCATGGCCGGCCCAAAAGCCGCGGCCTGCGTGATGTACTACGGCATGCCAGAAAAGGACGTCGCCAAGCTTAAAACCTTGAATACGGACGTGTTAGGTATTTTTGCCCTGCAGGACAAAGGCATTTCTCCCCAGATCGTGGAGCAATTTCAGAAGGACATGGCTGCTGCCAAGAAAAAGCTAACCGTAAAGAACTACGATGCGGTGCACGCTTTCGCCAATCCTTCCAACCCCAAGTACAACCAGCAGTACGCTGCTGATGCGCATGCGCTGGCACTGGCGTATCTACGTAAGAACTTAAAGCTCAAGAGCTAA
- a CDS encoding Mpo1 family 2-hydroxy fatty acid dioxygenase codes for MATITNLLSEYGESHQNPTNKRVHWICVPLIMFSLLGLLWSVPMPAALRETSPWLNLATVVMVLAIVYYLRLSVPLALGMIVVCAVIVGLLRLLDAQSAVPLWMICLIIFVLAWVGQFWGHKVEGKKPSFLKDVQFLLIGPLWLLHFIYQRLGWHY; via the coding sequence ATGGCTACGATCACCAACTTGCTTTCTGAATATGGGGAAAGTCATCAAAACCCCACCAATAAGCGCGTACATTGGATTTGCGTCCCCCTGATCATGTTCAGCTTGCTGGGCTTACTGTGGTCGGTACCGATGCCCGCGGCCCTACGCGAAACCAGCCCGTGGCTCAACTTGGCTACGGTTGTGATGGTGCTGGCAATAGTGTATTACTTACGGTTATCGGTACCGCTCGCCCTGGGGATGATCGTCGTCTGCGCAGTTATCGTCGGGCTTTTACGGCTCCTAGATGCCCAATCGGCAGTGCCACTCTGGATGATCTGCCTCATTATTTTTGTGCTCGCTTGGGTTGGACAATTCTGGGGGCATAAGGTAGAAGGCAAAAAGCCTAGCTTTCTAAAAGATGTGCAATTTTTGCTCATCGGGCCGCTCTGGCTGTTGCATTTTATTTACCAACGGCTAGGGTGGCATTATTGA